One window of Bos indicus isolate NIAB-ARS_2022 breed Sahiwal x Tharparkar chromosome 18, NIAB-ARS_B.indTharparkar_mat_pri_1.0, whole genome shotgun sequence genomic DNA carries:
- the KIRREL2 gene encoding kin of IRRE-like protein 2, with amino-acid sequence MGRGRVSQGAGRGGASGNQPSRVSPRPGAPNWQAFQSGGVCGGADEGTSRSERGELLAWGEESRAEGTPGQSGGKCAPRKELAGKPVQQQVCWILGDTLRMLVPVLLVLSFCLRGRAGLAPHFLQQPEDQVVLLGDEARLPCALGDYRGLVQWTKDGLALGGERDLPGWSRYWISGNAASGQHDLHIRPVELEDQASYECQATQAGLRSRPAQLHVLVPPDPPQVLGGPSVSLVAGVPANLTCRSRGDAHPTPELLWFRDGIRLDGAIFRQTPLKEGTIGSVESILSLTPSSHDDGATLVCRARSQALPAGKDTAVTLSLQYPPVVTLSAEPQTVQEGEKVTFLCQATAQPPVTGYRWAKGGSPVLGARGPMLEIVADASFLTAPVSCEVSNAVGSANRSTALDVQFGPILQAKPKALSVDVGEDASFSCVWRGNPLPRVTWTRRGDAQVLASGPTLRLPAVGPEDAGDYVCRAEPGLSGRGGGSAEARLTVNAPPVVTALHSAPAFLRGPARLQCLVFASPTPEAVVWSWDEGFLTAGSRGRFLVETFPAPEGLKGQGPGLISVLHISGTQESDFHRGFNCTARNRLGEGGTQVSLGRRDLLPTVRIVAGVAAMAMTLLMIITGVALCCWRHGRASFSKQKNLVRIPGSSDGSSSRGPEEETGISKDQGPIVHTDHSDLVLDEEGALETKDPTNGYYKVRGVSVSLSLGEAPGGGLFLPPSSPLGPPGTPTFYDFNPHLGMVPPCRLYRSRAGYLTTPHPRAFTSYIKPTSFGPPDLAPSTPPFPYAAFPTPSHPRLQTHV; translated from the exons ATGGGAAGAGGGCGGGTCTCCCAGGgggcgggccggggcggggcgagTGGAAACCAGCCCTCCAGGGTCTCTCCGAGACCTGGCGCGCCTAACTGGCAGGCGTTTCAGAGCGGCGGAGTCTGCGGCGGAGCAGACGAGGGGACCTCCAGGTCAGAGAGAGGGGAGCTTCTAGCCTGGGGCGAAGAGTCAAGAGCGGAGGGGACTCCAGGCCAGAGTGGTGGGAAGTGTGCTCCGAGGAAGGAACTGGCAGGGAAGCCAGTGCAACAGCAAGTCTGCTGGATCTTGGGGGACACACTTAGGATGCTCGTGCCCGTACTCCTCgtcctctccttctgcctcaggGGGCGTGCAG GCCTGGCACCCCACTTTCTGCAACAGCCAGAGGACCAGGTAGTTCTGTTGGGAGACGAGGCCCGGCTGCCCTGTGCCCTGGGCGACTACCGGGGACTGGTTCAGTGGACTAAGGACGGGCTGGCTCTAGGGGGCGAAAGGGACCTTCCAG GCTGGTCCCGGTACTGGATATCAGGGAATGCAGCAAGTGGCCAGCATGACCTCCACATTAGACCCGTGGAGCTAGAGGATCAAGCATCGTATGAATGTCAAGCGACACAAGCCGGCCTCCGCTCTCGACCAGCCCAACTGCATGTGCTGG TGCCTCCAGACCCCCCCCAGGTGCTGGGCGGCCCCTCTGTGTCTCTGGTTGCTGGGGTTCCTGCGAATCTGACCTGTCGGAGCCGTGGTGATGCCCACCCTACCCCTGAGCTGCTGTGGTTTCGAGATGGGATCCGGCTGGACGGGGCCATCTTCCGCCAG ACTCCTTTGAAGGAAGGAACCATCGGGTCAGTGGAGAGCATCTTGTCTTTGACCCCTTCCAGCCATGATGATGGAGCCACCTTGGTTTGCCGGGCCCGGAGCCAGGCCCTGCCTGCAGGGAAGGACACAGCTGTAACACTAAGCCTGCAGT ACCCCCCAGTGGTGACTCTGTCTGCAGAACCACAGACAgtgcaggagggagagaaggtcACTTTCCTATGCCAGGCCACAGCCCAGCCTCCTGTCACCGGCTATAG ATGGGCAAAGGGGGGCTCCCCGGTGCTCGGGGCCCGAGGGCCAATGCTGGAGATAGTGGCTGACGCTTCATTCCTGACTGCGCCGGTGTCCTGCGAGGTCAGCAATGCAGTGGGTAGCGCCAACCGCAGCACAGCGCTGGACGTGCAGT TTGGGCCGATTCTGCAGGCAAAGCCGAAAGCCTTGTCGGTGGACGTAGGAGAAGACGCCTCCTTCAGCTGTGTCTGGCGCGGGAATCCGCTCCCACGGGTAACCTGGACCCGCCGCGGGGACGCACAG GTGCTGGCCTCCGGGCCCACGCTGCGTCTTCCCGCGGTGGGGCCCGAGGATGCAGGCGACTACGTGTGCAGGGCCGAGCCGGGGCTCTCAGGCCGGGGCGGTGGCTCTGCGGAAGCTAGGCTGACTGTGAACG CTCCCCCAGTAGTGACCGCTCTGCACTCTGCGCCCGCCTTCCTGAGGGGCCCCGCCCGCCTCCAGTGTCTAGTCTTCGCTTCCCCCACCCCAGAAGCAGTG GTCTGGTCTTGGGATGAGGGCTTCCTGACGGCGGGGTCACGGGGTCGGTTCCTGGTGGAGACCTTCCCAGCCCCAGAGGGCCTCAAGGGACAGGGTCCAGGCCTGATCTCCGTGCTACACATTTCGGGGACCCAGGAGTCCGACTTTCACCGGGGCTTCAACTGCACTGCCCGGAACCGATTGGGTGAGGGAGGCACCCAGGTCAGCCTGGGCCGTAGAG ATTTGCTGCCCACTGTGCGGATTGTGGCCGGAGTGGCCGCCATGGCCATGACTCTCCTTATGATCATCACTGGGGTGGCCCTCTGCTGCTGGCGCCATGGCAGGG CCTCTTTCTCCAAGCAAAAGAACCTGGTGCGAATCCCAGGGAGCAGTGATGGCTCCAGTTCCAGGGGCCCCGAGGAGGAGACAGGCATCAGCAAAGACCAG GGCCCCATCGTGCACACGGACCACAGTGACCTGGTTCTGGATGAGGAGGGGGCTCTGGAGACCAAG GACCCAACCAATGGTTACTACAAGGTCCGAGGAGTCAGTGTGAGCCTGAGCCTTGGAGAAGCCCCCGGAGGAGGTCTCTTCCTaccaccctcctcccctcttgGACCTCCAGGAACCCCTACCTTCTATGACTTCAATCCACATCTTGGCATGGTCCCTCCCTGCAGACTATATAGATCCCGGGCAGGCTATCTCACCACACCCCATCCTCGAGCTTTTACCAGCTacatcaaacccacatcctttgGACCCCCAGATCTGGCCCCCAGCACTCCCCCCTTCCCATATGCTGCCTTCCCCACGCCCAGCCACCCACGTCTCCAGACTCATGTGTGA
- the APLP1 gene encoding amyloid beta precursor like protein 1 isoform X2 has product MGPASPATRGLGPLLRLLPLLMLLLRMQLAEGNLAGGSPSAAEAPGSAQVAGLCGRPTLHRDLRTGRWEPDPQLSRRCLRDPQRVLEYCRQMYPELQIARVEQATQAIPMEQWCGGTRGGHCAHPHHQVVPFHCLPGEFVSEALLVPEGCRFLHQERMDQCESSARRQQEAQEACSSQGLILHGSGMLLPCGADRFRGVEYVCCPPPATPNPSGTAVGDPSTRSWPPGGRVERGDDEEEEESFLQPVDDYFVEPPRADEEEEDRVPPSSSQTPAGVSKVTPTPRPTDGVDVYFGMPGEISEHEGFLRAKMDLEERRMRQINEVMREWAMADNQSKNLPKADRQALNEHFQSILQTLEEQVSGERQRLVETHATRVIALINDQRRAALEGFLAALQGDPPQPERVLLALRRYLRAEQKEQRHTLRHYQHVAAVDPEKAQQMRFQVQTHLQVIEERMNQSLGLLDQNPRLAQELRPQIQELLHSEHLGPNELEAPAPGGSSEDKSGLQPLDPKGDTPMALPKEQDATSSGKDKMTPLEQYERKVNMSIPRGFPFHSSEIQRDELAPAGTGVSREAVSGLLIMGAGGGSLIVLSLLLLRRKKPYGAISHGVVEVDPMLTLEEQQLRELQRHGYENPTYRFLEERP; this is encoded by the exons ATGGGGCCCGCCAGCCCCGCCACTCGTGGTCTGGGCCCGCTGCTGCGGTTGCTGCCACTGTTAATGCTGCTTCTTCGCATGCAGCTCGCCGAAGGGAACCTGGCCGGTGGGAGCCCCAGCGCGGCCGAG gccccagggTCTGCCCAGGTGGCTGGACTATGCGGGCGCCCAACCCTTCACCGGGACCTGCGCACCGGCCGCTGGGAACCAGACCCACAGCTCTCACGACGGTGTCTCCGGGACCCGCAGCGCGTGCTGGAGTACTGCAGACAG ATGTACCCGGAGCTGCAGATTGCCCGTGTGGAGCAGGCGACgcaggccatccccatggaacaATGGTGCGGGGGTACCCGGGGTGGCCACtgtgcccacccccaccaccaagtTGTGCCTTTCCACTGCCTGC CCGGCGAATTCGTGAGCGAGGCCCTGCTGGTGCCTGAAGGCTGCAGGTTCTTGCATCAGGAACGCATGGACCAGTGCGAGAGTTCAGCCCGGAGGCAGCAGGAAGCGCAGGAA GCCTGCAGCTCCCAGGGCCTCATCCTGCATGGCTCAGGCATGCTTTTGCCCTGTGGCGCGGATCGGTTCCGAGGTGTGGAATATGTGTGCTGCCCACCTCCAGCGACCCCCAACCCATCTGGGACAGCAGTCGG TGACCCCTCCACCCGGTCCTGGCCCCCGGGAGGCAGAGTTGAGAGGGGTGatgatgaggaagaggaggaatccTTCCTGCAGCCAGTAGATGATTACTTTGTGGAGCCCCCACGAGctgacgaggaggaggaggacagagtCCCACCCTCAAGCTCCCAGACCCCTGCAGGGGTCAGCAAAG TGACTCCCACCCCAAGACCCACAGATGGCGTGGACGTGTACTTTGGCATGCCTGGAGAAATCAGTGAGCATGAAGGCTTCCTGAGGGCCAAGATGGACCTGGAGGAGCGCAGGATGCGCCAGATTAATGAG GTGATGCGTGAGTGGGCCATGGCTGACAACCAGTCCAAGAACCTGCCTAAAGCTGACAGACAGGCCCTGAATGAG CACTTCCAGTCCATCCTGCAGACCCTGGAGGAGCAGGTATCCGGTGAGCGACAGCGCCTGGTGGAGACCCATGCCACCCGAGTCATTGCCCTGATCAATGACCAGCGCCGGGCCGCCTTGGAAGGTTTCCTGGCGGCGCTGCAGGGGGATCCGCCTCAG CCAGAGCGGGTCCTGCTGGCCCTGCGGCGCTACCTGAGAGCTGAGCAGAAGGAGCAGAGGCACACGCTGAGGCACTACCAGCACGTGGCTGCCGTGGACCCCGAGAAGGCCCAGCAGATGCGCTTCCAG GTGCAGACCCACCTTCAAGTAATTGAGGAAAGGATGAATCAGAGCCTGGGGCTGCTTGACCAGAACCCCCGCctggctcaggagttgcggccCCAGATCC AGGAACTCCTCCACTCTGAACACCTGGGCCCCAATGAGCTGGAAGCCCCTGCCCCAGGGGGCAGCAGTGAGGACAAGagtgggctacagcccctggATCCCAAGGGTG ATACCCCCATGGCCCTTCCCAAAG AACAAGATGCCACGTCCTCTGGGAAAGACAAGATGACTCCCCTGGAGCAGTACGAACGGAAG GTGAATATGTCCATTCCAAGGGGCTTTCCTTTCCACTCATCGGAGATTCAGAGGGACGAGCTG GCCCCAGCTGGCACAGGCGTGTCCCGAGAGGCCGTGTCTGGTCTGCTGATCATGGGAGCTGGCGGGGGCTCCCTCATCGTCCTCTCCCTGCTGCTCTTGCGCCGGAAGAAGCCCTATGGGGCCATCAGCCACGGAGTGGTGGAG gtggaccCCATGCTGACCCTGGAGGAGCAGCAGCTCCGTGAACTACAGCGTCATGGCTATGAGAACCCCACCTACCGCTTCCTGGAGGAACGACCCTGA
- the APLP1 gene encoding amyloid beta precursor like protein 1 isoform X1, with protein MGPASPATRGLGPLLRLLPLLMLLLRMQLAEGNLAGGSPSAAEAPGSAQVAGLCGRPTLHRDLRTGRWEPDPQLSRRCLRDPQRVLEYCRQMYPELQIARVEQATQAIPMEQWCGGTRGGHCAHPHHQVVPFHCLPGEFVSEALLVPEGCRFLHQERMDQCESSARRQQEAQEACSSQGLILHGSGMLLPCGADRFRGVEYVCCPPPATPNPSGTAVGDPSTRSWPPGGRVERGDDEEEEESFLQPVDDYFVEPPRADEEEEDRVPPSSSQTPAGVSKVTPTPRPTDGVDVYFGMPGEISEHEGFLRAKMDLEERRMRQINEVMREWAMADNQSKNLPKADRQALNEHFQSILQTLEEQVSGERQRLVETHATRVIALINDQRRAALEGFLAALQGDPPQPERVLLALRRYLRAEQKEQRHTLRHYQHVAAVDPEKAQQMRFQVQTHLQVIEERMNQSLGLLDQNPRLAQELRPQIQELLHSEHLGPNELEAPAPGGSSEDKSGLQPLDPKGADTPMALPKEQDATSSGKDKMTPLEQYERKVNMSIPRGFPFHSSEIQRDELAPAGTGVSREAVSGLLIMGAGGGSLIVLSLLLLRRKKPYGAISHGVVEVDPMLTLEEQQLRELQRHGYENPTYRFLEERP; from the exons ATGGGGCCCGCCAGCCCCGCCACTCGTGGTCTGGGCCCGCTGCTGCGGTTGCTGCCACTGTTAATGCTGCTTCTTCGCATGCAGCTCGCCGAAGGGAACCTGGCCGGTGGGAGCCCCAGCGCGGCCGAG gccccagggTCTGCCCAGGTGGCTGGACTATGCGGGCGCCCAACCCTTCACCGGGACCTGCGCACCGGCCGCTGGGAACCAGACCCACAGCTCTCACGACGGTGTCTCCGGGACCCGCAGCGCGTGCTGGAGTACTGCAGACAG ATGTACCCGGAGCTGCAGATTGCCCGTGTGGAGCAGGCGACgcaggccatccccatggaacaATGGTGCGGGGGTACCCGGGGTGGCCACtgtgcccacccccaccaccaagtTGTGCCTTTCCACTGCCTGC CCGGCGAATTCGTGAGCGAGGCCCTGCTGGTGCCTGAAGGCTGCAGGTTCTTGCATCAGGAACGCATGGACCAGTGCGAGAGTTCAGCCCGGAGGCAGCAGGAAGCGCAGGAA GCCTGCAGCTCCCAGGGCCTCATCCTGCATGGCTCAGGCATGCTTTTGCCCTGTGGCGCGGATCGGTTCCGAGGTGTGGAATATGTGTGCTGCCCACCTCCAGCGACCCCCAACCCATCTGGGACAGCAGTCGG TGACCCCTCCACCCGGTCCTGGCCCCCGGGAGGCAGAGTTGAGAGGGGTGatgatgaggaagaggaggaatccTTCCTGCAGCCAGTAGATGATTACTTTGTGGAGCCCCCACGAGctgacgaggaggaggaggacagagtCCCACCCTCAAGCTCCCAGACCCCTGCAGGGGTCAGCAAAG TGACTCCCACCCCAAGACCCACAGATGGCGTGGACGTGTACTTTGGCATGCCTGGAGAAATCAGTGAGCATGAAGGCTTCCTGAGGGCCAAGATGGACCTGGAGGAGCGCAGGATGCGCCAGATTAATGAG GTGATGCGTGAGTGGGCCATGGCTGACAACCAGTCCAAGAACCTGCCTAAAGCTGACAGACAGGCCCTGAATGAG CACTTCCAGTCCATCCTGCAGACCCTGGAGGAGCAGGTATCCGGTGAGCGACAGCGCCTGGTGGAGACCCATGCCACCCGAGTCATTGCCCTGATCAATGACCAGCGCCGGGCCGCCTTGGAAGGTTTCCTGGCGGCGCTGCAGGGGGATCCGCCTCAG CCAGAGCGGGTCCTGCTGGCCCTGCGGCGCTACCTGAGAGCTGAGCAGAAGGAGCAGAGGCACACGCTGAGGCACTACCAGCACGTGGCTGCCGTGGACCCCGAGAAGGCCCAGCAGATGCGCTTCCAG GTGCAGACCCACCTTCAAGTAATTGAGGAAAGGATGAATCAGAGCCTGGGGCTGCTTGACCAGAACCCCCGCctggctcaggagttgcggccCCAGATCC AGGAACTCCTCCACTCTGAACACCTGGGCCCCAATGAGCTGGAAGCCCCTGCCCCAGGGGGCAGCAGTGAGGACAAGagtgggctacagcccctggATCCCAAGGGTG CAGATACCCCCATGGCCCTTCCCAAAG AACAAGATGCCACGTCCTCTGGGAAAGACAAGATGACTCCCCTGGAGCAGTACGAACGGAAG GTGAATATGTCCATTCCAAGGGGCTTTCCTTTCCACTCATCGGAGATTCAGAGGGACGAGCTG GCCCCAGCTGGCACAGGCGTGTCCCGAGAGGCCGTGTCTGGTCTGCTGATCATGGGAGCTGGCGGGGGCTCCCTCATCGTCCTCTCCCTGCTGCTCTTGCGCCGGAAGAAGCCCTATGGGGCCATCAGCCACGGAGTGGTGGAG gtggaccCCATGCTGACCCTGGAGGAGCAGCAGCTCCGTGAACTACAGCGTCATGGCTATGAGAACCCCACCTACCGCTTCCTGGAGGAACGACCCTGA
- the NFKBID gene encoding NF-kappa-B inhibitor delta isoform X1, producing MRVKLDPLDTRLYADPSLPQAGSWRASGLPSGPPQLPPVVTGPSLDTARAHMLALGPQKLLAQDEEGDTLLHLFAARGLRWAAYAAAEMLQAYRHLDIREHKGKTPLLVAAAANQPLIVEDLLNLGAEPNATDHQGRSVLHVAATYGLPRVLSAVINSGVRVDIEARDFEGLTPLHTAILALNVAMHPPDLYPPVLSTQAQDRLACVKMLLHMGADHTSQEIKSNKTVLHLAVQAANPTLVQLLLALPRGDPRAFVNMKAHGNTALHMAAALPPGPAQEAIVRCLLAAGADPTLRNLENEQPVHLLRPGPGPEGLRQLLKRSRVAPPGLSS from the exons ATGAGGGTGAAGCTG GACCCCCTGGACACTCGGCTCTATGCAGACCCTTCCCTGCCACAGGCAGGATCCTGGAGGGCTTCTGGGCTCCCCTCAGGACCTCCACAGTTGCCTCCTGTGGTCACTGGACCATCCCTGGACACCGCCCGTGCTCACATGCTGGCTCTAGGGCCCCAAAAGCTGCTGGCGCAGGATGAGGAGGGAGACAC GCTCCTGCACCTGTTTGCTGCGCGGGGGTTGCGCTGGGCAGCATACGCCGCAGCTGAGATGCTCCAAGCATACAGACATCTAGACATTCGTGAGCATAAGGGCAAG ACCCCTCttctggtggctgctgctgccaaCCAACCCCTGATTGTGGAGGATCTACTGAACCTGGGAGCGGAACCCAACGCCACTGACCATCAAGGACGTTCTGTCTTACACGTGGCCGCTACGTATGGGCTCCCAAGAGTCCTCTCG GCTGTAATTAACTCAGGGGTTCGAGTTGACATAGAAGCCAGAGACTTTGAGG GCCTCACCCCACTCCACACAGCCATCCTGGCCCTCAACGTGGCTATGCACCCACCTGACCTATATCCCCCAGTACTGAGTACCCAGGCCCAGGACAGGCTGGCTTGCGTCAagatgttgctgcacatgggtgCGGATCACACCAGCCAG GAAATCAAGAGCAACAAGACTGTTCTGCACTTGGCTGTGCAGGCTGCCAACCCGACCCTGGTTCAGCTGCTACTGGCACTGCCACGGGGAGACCCGAGGGCCTTTGTCAACATGAAG GCCCATGGGAACACCGCCCTCCACATGGCAGCCGCCCTGCCCCCTGGGCCAGCCCAGGAGGCCATTGTGCGGTGCCTGCTGGCAGCTGGAGCGGATCCAACACTGCGCAACCTGGAGAATGAGCAGCCTGTCCACCTGCTACGGCCTGGGCCGGGCCCCGAGGGG CTCCGGCAGCTATTGAAGAGGAGCCGAGTGGCACCCCCAGGCCTGTCCTCTTAG
- the NFKBID gene encoding NF-kappa-B inhibitor delta isoform X2, with protein sequence MEDPLDTRLYADPSLPQAGSWRASGLPSGPPQLPPVVTGPSLDTARAHMLALGPQKLLAQDEEGDTLLHLFAARGLRWAAYAAAEMLQAYRHLDIREHKGKTPLLVAAAANQPLIVEDLLNLGAEPNATDHQGRSVLHVAATYGLPRVLSAVINSGVRVDIEARDFEGLTPLHTAILALNVAMHPPDLYPPVLSTQAQDRLACVKMLLHMGADHTSQEIKSNKTVLHLAVQAANPTLVQLLLALPRGDPRAFVNMKAHGNTALHMAAALPPGPAQEAIVRCLLAAGADPTLRNLENEQPVHLLRPGPGPEGLRQLLKRSRVAPPGLSS encoded by the exons ATGGAG GACCCCCTGGACACTCGGCTCTATGCAGACCCTTCCCTGCCACAGGCAGGATCCTGGAGGGCTTCTGGGCTCCCCTCAGGACCTCCACAGTTGCCTCCTGTGGTCACTGGACCATCCCTGGACACCGCCCGTGCTCACATGCTGGCTCTAGGGCCCCAAAAGCTGCTGGCGCAGGATGAGGAGGGAGACAC GCTCCTGCACCTGTTTGCTGCGCGGGGGTTGCGCTGGGCAGCATACGCCGCAGCTGAGATGCTCCAAGCATACAGACATCTAGACATTCGTGAGCATAAGGGCAAG ACCCCTCttctggtggctgctgctgccaaCCAACCCCTGATTGTGGAGGATCTACTGAACCTGGGAGCGGAACCCAACGCCACTGACCATCAAGGACGTTCTGTCTTACACGTGGCCGCTACGTATGGGCTCCCAAGAGTCCTCTCG GCTGTAATTAACTCAGGGGTTCGAGTTGACATAGAAGCCAGAGACTTTGAGG GCCTCACCCCACTCCACACAGCCATCCTGGCCCTCAACGTGGCTATGCACCCACCTGACCTATATCCCCCAGTACTGAGTACCCAGGCCCAGGACAGGCTGGCTTGCGTCAagatgttgctgcacatgggtgCGGATCACACCAGCCAG GAAATCAAGAGCAACAAGACTGTTCTGCACTTGGCTGTGCAGGCTGCCAACCCGACCCTGGTTCAGCTGCTACTGGCACTGCCACGGGGAGACCCGAGGGCCTTTGTCAACATGAAG GCCCATGGGAACACCGCCCTCCACATGGCAGCCGCCCTGCCCCCTGGGCCAGCCCAGGAGGCCATTGTGCGGTGCCTGCTGGCAGCTGGAGCGGATCCAACACTGCGCAACCTGGAGAATGAGCAGCCTGTCCACCTGCTACGGCCTGGGCCGGGCCCCGAGGGG CTCCGGCAGCTATTGAAGAGGAGCCGAGTGGCACCCCCAGGCCTGTCCTCTTAG
- the NFKBID gene encoding NF-kappa-B inhibitor delta isoform X3, producing the protein MRVKLDPLDTRLYADPSLPQAGSWRASGLPSGPPQLPPVVTGPSLDTARAHMLALGPQKLLAQDEEGDTLLHLFAARGLRWAAYAAAEMLQAYRHLDIREHKGKTPLLVAAAANQPLIVEDLLNLGAEPNATDHQGRSVLHVAATYGLPRVLSAVINSGVRVDIEARDFEGLTPLHTAILALNVAMHPPDLYPPVLSTQAQDRLACVKMLLHMGADHTSQEIKSNKTVLHLAVQAANPTLVQLLLALPRGDPRAFVNMKLRQLLKRSRVAPPGLSS; encoded by the exons ATGAGGGTGAAGCTG GACCCCCTGGACACTCGGCTCTATGCAGACCCTTCCCTGCCACAGGCAGGATCCTGGAGGGCTTCTGGGCTCCCCTCAGGACCTCCACAGTTGCCTCCTGTGGTCACTGGACCATCCCTGGACACCGCCCGTGCTCACATGCTGGCTCTAGGGCCCCAAAAGCTGCTGGCGCAGGATGAGGAGGGAGACAC GCTCCTGCACCTGTTTGCTGCGCGGGGGTTGCGCTGGGCAGCATACGCCGCAGCTGAGATGCTCCAAGCATACAGACATCTAGACATTCGTGAGCATAAGGGCAAG ACCCCTCttctggtggctgctgctgccaaCCAACCCCTGATTGTGGAGGATCTACTGAACCTGGGAGCGGAACCCAACGCCACTGACCATCAAGGACGTTCTGTCTTACACGTGGCCGCTACGTATGGGCTCCCAAGAGTCCTCTCG GCTGTAATTAACTCAGGGGTTCGAGTTGACATAGAAGCCAGAGACTTTGAGG GCCTCACCCCACTCCACACAGCCATCCTGGCCCTCAACGTGGCTATGCACCCACCTGACCTATATCCCCCAGTACTGAGTACCCAGGCCCAGGACAGGCTGGCTTGCGTCAagatgttgctgcacatgggtgCGGATCACACCAGCCAG GAAATCAAGAGCAACAAGACTGTTCTGCACTTGGCTGTGCAGGCTGCCAACCCGACCCTGGTTCAGCTGCTACTGGCACTGCCACGGGGAGACCCGAGGGCCTTTGTCAACATGAAG CTCCGGCAGCTATTGAAGAGGAGCCGAGTGGCACCCCCAGGCCTGTCCTCTTAG